The genomic region GGTTAGAAACCCAATGTTGCTCTGCCTGAGCAGAGAATGTTGGCTAGACCAACAAAAGTATCCTCCTCCTTTAGGGCGAGGAGTATGTCAAAAACTAGATTATACACGATGCTGTAATATATTTCAACTAAAAGGCAGGGGTTACGAATTATCTACGCAACTCGTAATTTCGCCTATGATTCTTAGCTACGGCCCCTCTTGAAGGGACTGAGTGGCTGCGCGTAAATCCTATCATCTTGACAACTGCTGTGTCTGTGCACCCAGCCCCTCAGTGATGATAAGAAATTGATTTGCCTTTACCTTCGCCAGCGTTTGCTTTAAGCCACTTGGCCACGTGATTTTCACTTCTTCTGCTCTGGTTTCGGCACCCAATCCGAAGAGAAGGCGCGAGTCTTGCCCTGAAAGATAGCTGGAACCCGCTTGTACTTCTCTAATCTGGGTATGAGAGCGAGTGATTACTTCAATACGCGCCCCAATCCCATCTCGGTTGCTTTTGACACCAACGGTTCGGATTTTTAGCCAGTTGTTTTCGTTGCCTCCGTCGTTGCGAAGTAGCCCCACTTTCTGGTTCAAATTCACCACAAAGATGTCGGTATCGCCATCATTATCATAATCACCAAAGGCAGCACCTCGACCGATCTGTTTCACTGAAAAATAGGTACCACACTCCCCAGAGACATCAAGAAAAGAGGATTCCCCCGCGTTAAGAAAAAGTTGGTCGGTTTGTGCATATTCGATAGTGTCGGATTGTGACTCAATCGTCGAATAGACATGCCCGTTTGCTACAAAGAGATCCAGATCCCCATCATTGTCGGCATCGAAAAACTTGGTCCCAAATCCTAGCTTCAGGAAACTTGAGTCTCCTAAATGCTCAATATATGTGACATCAGTAAAAATACCGTTTGAATTGTTGCGGTACAACGTGTTGGTTTCACGGGAAAAGTTTGTTACGAAGATGTCTAGAAAACCGTCATTGTTATAGTCCCCAAAATCGACCCCCATTCCGCCTTCCGCGACTCCCTCCTCGTTATACGCGACCCCGGCAATAACACCGAGATCCATAAACGTCCCATCTCCCATGTTACGGTAGAGGAAATTCGGCGTTGTGTCGTTGGCGATATAGATGTCTATCCGCCCATCATTATCGTAGTCCCCACAGGTGACGCCTAGCCCTTTCCCAGTATCATTATAAACACCCGCGTGTTGCGTCACATCGACAAACGTGCCGTTTCCACTGTTTCTGTAAAGGGTGTCCGACACCCCTTTATAGACTCGTGGATTGCTATAAATCCGCCGCCCATTTGTATCATACCATTTCCCATCTTCAACAATGTCGTAATCAAGATAATTGACAACATAAAGATCCAAATTACCGTCCTGATCATAATCCACAAAGGCGCAACTCGAACTCCATCTGTCGCGGTCACCCACACCAGCATATACCGTGACATCCGTAAAAGTTCCATCGCCATTGTTCCTATATAACACATTCTCGCCAAAATTCGTGACGTACAGATCTGGATCGCCATCGTTGTCATAATCGGCAGTGCCACACCCCATCCCGTAGCCAAGATGCCCAACTCCCGCGTCAGTGGTAACATCGGAAAAGCCCCCATCCCCATCGTTCCGATAGAGCACGTTGGTAGGCGGCGTATCCGTCACAAAGCCTGGTAGAGAAGCGCTGTTAACAATGTAGAGATCGAGGTCGCCATCGTTATCATAGTCGAGGAAAGCCGCACCGGACCCCATAGTTTCCAGATAGTATAACCGCCCACTGGCACCGTTGACATGCTTGAATGTAATGCCCGCCCCTTCAGCAACATCAACAAACTTAACAGGCGTTCGCGCGTGGGTAGAAATAACGCAGGCACTTAGAGTAAACACTATCCAATACGGCATAAAACGTAAAACGCATTGCGTATTGCGTAGGGGTTCACGGATTTCCTTCCCTTTTGCCATCCTTCTCTTTGTGCTTCTGCCCTGCTTGGAGTTGCTGAACTGTTTTGAATTCATGAGCGGCTTTTTCCACATCTCCTAACCTTTCATACACTTTTCCAAGATTTTGATGAAATTTAGGGTTCTCCGCATCCAGTTGAATCGCCGTTAAAAATGACTTCATCGCTTCGAGATATTTTCCTTGAAGCGAATAGCTCATCCCAAGGTTGTTATGTCCGTTCGCCTCGCTAGGTGCGAGCCGGACCGCTGCTTCACACGCCTGCTGCATCTTTTTAAAGTGGTTGAGTCTCATATAGCATGCCGCGAGCGTATTGTAAACCTCCCTGTTGTTCGGGTTATGTTCAATGGATTTTTCCAGAGGTTTGATGGCAAGTTCAAACTTATCATATCGTAGGTGGACCAGCCCGAGCTGATACCAGAGTTCAGGATTTTTGGGGGCTCTTTGAATAGATGTTTCGAGCTGCGACACACGGTTCGCGTAGGGTTTGAGCGCTTCATATTTCTTAATCTGCTCAAGGCCTTTTTTAACATTCCCTACTCGGATGTAGGCGGTACCCAGACTGTAGTATGCACGGATATGATCTGGATTCAACTGAATTGCCTGTTCAAATAACCGAATCGCATCGTCAAACTTGTTCTGCTTCAGATAAACCATTCCGAGGTCGTAATATGGATGATAGTCATTATCTAAGTCGGTGGGTTCAAGTTCAATGGCGCGGTGCAATGCTCGTATTGCTTCCTGATACGCATTTTGTCTGAAATAGGCGATACCGAGCATCTGATGTGCACGGGCATGATTGGGAACTAATTGGATCACGGTTTGAAATACTTCAATTGCTTCCGTTGTTTGGGCAAGATCGGTTAAATAAACGGTTCCAAGCGCATTGTAAGCTTCTTCACGACTCGGGTCGATTTGGATGGCCTCCTTGAACGCTTCAACAGCGCCCAAGTAATTCTCACTTCTGATAAGCTCTAAACCACGGTTATAATATTTGACAAAATCGGGTGAGAATTCAGCCTCGATGGGATTGGGACTTAGGGTCCCGTGTTCTTTCCCTTGGACATCAACGGCCGCTATCAGGACGAAAACGACACAGAAAATAGTGAGATGCTTTGTCATCATATGGTGTCCCAAAAAATAAAAAAAGGTAGAGACGAGGTTAAGTTCGCCCCTACCTTAATCATGTGGATTGGAGATTTTCTACCGCCCGATGCAAGGAAACCTGGACGGAGAAGATCGATCAACTTATAGAGGCCCAGGACACCCACTTTTGGAATCATAGTAGTCCAGTTAATAACTAGACTTGATACGGCCCCAGCTAAGAGGGAGTTTACCCGCGGATTCGACGCTTAAAATTCCTCCATTCATCGCCTGTAAAATTTCCTCACCTGTTAAGGCTCTCGACCAGATGCGCGCCTCGTCGATTCGCCCCTCGAAGAAACGGGTCGGTCTATTTATCTGCCAACCAATGTAGAAGTTAGCGTCGGGGTCCACCGCTCCTGGACCTGCGCCCTCATTTGTTTCGACATCCAGTTTGCCATCAATATATATCTTAACCTCGGTCCTATTTTGTCGAGTAGAAGCCATATGGTGCCACTTACCATCAGCGACGTTCGTTACGCTTTTTACCTCAGGACCAACTCTATCGGTGTCATTATATCGAGTTAAGAGCAAACCCTGACTTATCTTGAGATAGTATCCACTACCATTCTCTCCCCAGGTAGTTATTATCATCTTGTGATTTTCGTCGCCTATCTCAGTTTTCGCCCAAGCTTCAAGGGTAACATCCCCTGTCCCCAGATCCAACGCAGGATGGTCAAATATTGTCAACCCCTGTTCTTTCGCAATAAGGAACTCAAGGGCAGCCTTGTTTCCTTGCGTGTCCGGTATATCGTCTGTAACCCATTTAGGACCATTTTCCAGCTTTGCAGCAAACTGGTTGGGAGCCTTAGGATGTTGTTTGGCTACACCCCCGGCCCCTTCATTCATGGGGTAGTAGAATATGACATCCTCCCAGTCAGCAGCACCATATCCCACGGCTGGAAGAAGACCTATACAAATGAATACGACCAAGCAATTGATTGTGAACTGTCCGAAGAGTTTCATCTCATATTCCTCCTTAGGATGGTGTTGGAAATCGAGCCAAGCACCTTTGTATATCGCTTCGGCGTCGCTTTGGACAGCTTTGCATCTGCGTTTGGCGTTGGCTCTTCAGAATAGTTCAATCGTCTGCCTAAACTCGATCTAAATTTCGTTCCGTGTGGGTTTGTAGACTTCCAAAGCCCACCTTCAATCCGCATACATCTAATACCTGAATTCTACACTATATTTCATACAAAAGCAACCCAATCTTGAATAATTCAATCACTCATTGTCCAGCGATGCAAGTAAAGATTTAACGTAAACAACCGCTTTTGCCTCCAAATCCTCACCCGGATATCTCGGTTGCCCCAAGTGTTCTGGATGTAAAATGCCTTGATAGTCAGCATCTCTCAAAGCGGCGATTATAGCGGGAAGATCGACCCGTCCCTCGCCGAGGGGTCCCTCCCGACCGGCAGGCCAGCGATCGGAATGGTCACGCAGCTGGCAGAAATGAATCTTATCGGCAAACTCTTCCACTAGCGACGGCACATCCCCGCCGGGAATATCCATACCGGTACACAACGTTACCCCATTCGACGGACTTAGAACCGTATTGATCAATCGACGCAGCTCCTTCCAAGTCCCGACCAAGAAAGGGCCGCCCCATCCTTCTGTCATATACCTTCTGTAATCTTCAATTTTTACCCCTTCAGCAACGGCCCGTTCACGCACACCATCTTGCAAGAGTCGGTGAAGACTGTGGTTTCCGATGCCAACACCGTTCGCTTCCGCCACCGACATCAGCTCACGGTAGATGTCAATCAAACCCTCCCAACACGCTTCTTCTTGTGCGAGATCTAACGGCTTGCCAATGTCCACGTAATGCAACACCGATGTGATGCCAACCTCTCCCAAAATTTCGATCATCCGCACCATCGCATCAATGCAATGACGGTCACGGTTCAACAAGATATCCGGATTTGTTGAACCATCACGCCAAGGCCGCGGGGGCCACTTCGCAAACCAATAGGTGGCACTCGGCACTTCGAGACCATTATCTTCCAATCTGCCTTTCAACTCCCGCAGGTGGTCTGTGGCCGGATACCCATTTTCCTCATATCCGGGTAGGGAAGCACAACTGATAAAAACGCGTTCAACGCCGAGTCGTTTGCAACGTTCAACAGTCGCTTGTACATCAGTTGAGGCACTTATTCCGATCTTCATAGGTTTCTCCTCTGTTTTGGAAGGTGAGATTTCAATACGAATCGATTAAAAATTATAGCACGGCTGTATCAAGAACAGAATGGAAATGTGTAATCAAGCAAATGGCTGAATACGCGGCGAGATGACGAGGTCGCTTAGGGAAAAAATTGGTATAAGGGGGTATCAGTCAGAATACTTAAAATGCTCCAGAGGCTACCCGCCATATAGTCTCCGAGCGCAAGCCCCAAAAAGAATGGAATTGCGCGACGATATGCGTTGAGCCCTCCATAACGCAGGATAGCAGCTTTCAATCCCCAAGTAACAAATAAGCAGCACCACAGATTCCACATTCCCCAACTACTCGCCATCACATAGCCGAGGGGATGAAGGGACCACCAGATAAAGCGCGCTCGCAAAAACATTAGCAGAACAGTTACGCCAAGTCCACCACCCATAAATGCGAGAGCGGATTGATCGGGTTCTTGAGGCGCGGTCATCCAACCTTCAAGTCGGTTATAAAAATGCCCCCACTGTATGGTTGGCCCCATATAATATCCAGATTCAGCACCATGTCGATAATAGTTATCCAATAAGAGCCAAAAAATCGTCACAGCCCCTATCAGTGTTGCTAGCAGAATCGCAACAGCTGTGTGACGCGGGTTAATATTCTGTCGCTCCGAGATCTTCAAAGCTTCCAATTGTTCTGGCATTGGATGGGTACGATTGGCGCGACTGAAATGCATGTACAGCGTGAAGACGGTGAGGGTGCCGGCACCGAGTCGGCGCGTCCCAAAGGCAGCAACGATTAGGTGGTGGGGATCGATCTGGGCCCAGTGAAAATCGTGAACCAAGAAACCCAATTCGGCGCGGAGGCGTGCAATCATCGTCCCTAATAACAGGTAAATCCCGAAAAAAATAGGAACCACCCACAACGACATGCCAGCTCTGTAGGAAAAGACCATCAAGAAGAGCATGCCGAAGAAAATTCCTGCAAATGCAAGACGATAGGGTATCGCTTCACGTGCGTCTTCCAGTTGTGACACAGCATTCTGAGGTCGGAACAGATGGCGCATCAACCGTTTGAAGTGAGCCCTACCGGTCCAAAGGGCAAATCCTAACAGCCCCACATAGACGCCGAAACCCTGTTCGCCGGCATAGGGAAACTTCGGGAGACTTTTCCAACCCATGACGCTGCCGACTATCAACTCGGCCTTGTAGACCCAGTAAAATACCCAGCACGAAAACAGTAGATCAAGCGGTATCAGAAAGCTGATACCTATTGCGAAGGGATAGAAAGAAATCCGTATACTTCCCATGGCGTCCCACGGACGCTCAGTAAAATAGTGATGAACGTCCTGACGTTTGACAGGGAGATAGGGGATGAAAGGATAGATTGAATTGAATAGGTTGATGGTACTAATCAACACAGCGATACCGAAACCAATCCACATCAGTCGATTCTTGAAAAACCTCGATCTGGGATTTGTCATTTCCATGGGAAGTTGGATGAGTGGGTAGGTCAATCGTTCATGCTCAGTCCATTGCACCCGTAACAAAGTGATGATGCACAACATCACAATCATCAACACGAAAAGGAACGAGATCCACGCAGCAGCAGGGATAAGCCATGCCTTAAAATTGTCATCCGCATAGAGGCTTGATTTTCCCTCATAGAAGCCGATTAGGGTTTCTTCATCTCGCACAGTAAGCCATTGCGGCAGGTGTTTCCAAAACAGCTCGCGCCAGTCGTTTTCGGGCGTAGCAAACCGAAATGGATGCCCCAAGATCGGAATCAAGATTTCCATGATGTCGTAGGAGCAGAGACAGGTGACAATACATAACATAAAATAGACGGTGAAGAACTCTTGCTGAGACAGAGTAAGCGTCGGGGAGATTTTGCCAAGAGCGCGTCCAATGAGGAGGAGCCAGAAGAGGATGAAAATCACATTAAACAGCGGGTGTGTCCAGGTGGGGAATGTGTATCGAACCACTTCAAGTTCGATGATCCAATACACATTGATCGGCGTGAGCACCAGAGCAACGACAAAGGATTTGAGCGTTAAACCACTTTGGAAGGTAGTAGGCGTGTCTTTCATGGGTGTGTACCTTTGGCAAGTGGATTTTTCCTAACCAATGGTGCTAGCTTAATTTGGAAATTATGAGATAGTTTCCTCAATTCTACTGTCAATCGGGATGACAAGCCCTACCCGATCAACCGGAGGCACCCAAACTGACGACTATTATAGATTTTATCACACAATTGTTCCGTTGGGTAGATTATAAACTCACACAACAGACAATACAGACAATTCGGCGACGGTTCATAGTTCATTCCAAATAACGTCTGTGAGTTTTGGATAGCTTAAAAAGGCTTTCAGCCAATATTAGGTAATTTATTAAAAATATTGATAATGTTAAATATATATCCAATTTTATTAACATAGAATAATATTTGTATTGTTAAATTCAATGATTGAGGATATAATACCCAAACTGTCTCGCTATATTCGCTGTAGGATTCCACCTTACTTTATCGCGGGGACACTATTGAAATCAATGCACAAAGCAGTATAGGGGAGGAGTTCAGGTGAAAACAGTGTCCGGACGCCTCTGGCGTCATGTGAATTTCCTAAAACTCTGGTCGGCTGAGACAATCTCTGCGTTTGGGGACGCTATATCTGAGGTAGCATTACCTCTTGTTGCGATTATAACACTTGGTGCCGGGGCACGCGAAATGGGCATTCTAAGAGCACTCGATAATGCACCGATACTCTTATTCGGGTTGTTTATCGGGGTGTGGATCGATCGAGCCAGACGGCAACCCCTGATGATGGTAACACAGCTTGGTCGGGGCATTCTCTTAGCAACAATCCCAGTAGCGACTCTTGCGGGTGCCCTTAGGATTGAACTGCTCTACTTCATCAGTTTCCTAGGTGGAATGTTGTCAGCTACTTTTACTCTAGCTACCACAACACTCCTACCCTCCCTCGTTCCGCACGAGGATTTAGTCGATGCGAACTCGAAACTTTCGGTCAGTCGATCTGCAACGAAAATCATCGGTCCTGGACTCACAGGATTCTTAGTTGAACGTATTACTGCCCCGTTTACTGTGGCGTTTAATGGACTTTCATTCCTTATTTCTGGTGCCTGCTTGGTGTTCCCCCGCTCAACGGAGTCGGTTCAAATCCGCAACCAACGTACTCAAGGAATTTGGCGTGAAATCAGTGTAGGACTTCGCACAATCTTCCTTCACCCAATCTTATCGGCGATGGTCATTGGAACGACCATTGGCAGCTTTGCTGGGGCGATACATGGAACGGTGTTTATTCTTTACTTGAATCACGAGTTAATGATAAACCCAACTTGGCTTGGCATCATTTTGGCCAGCGCGGGTGCGGGATCTCTTCTCGGTGCAGCCATCGCGAATCTAGGTGCACAGCGTTATGGACCTGGTCCAATGCTTATTGGTAGCACATTGCTTATGAGCATCGGGATGGGAATTGTACCGTTGGCGGCTGAGGTCGGTATGTTCACAATTCCAATATTGATACTGGCACAAGCATCTCAAAGCATTGGACTGACGGTTTATAGTATCAATCAAATTAGTCTCCGGCAGGCGATTACTCCACGCGAATTGCTCGGAAGAGTCAATGCCAGTCGGCGAGTGCTTGTCTTTGGTGTGATCCCATTTGGTGCAATGATCAGTGGAGCCCTAGGTGAAACGATAGGACTGCAACTCACACTCGTTATCGGTGCGGTCGTGGCGTTCTTTTCCTTTGTTTTCCACCTGACGTCACCCTTACGTCATGTCATAGACTTTCGGAATTTGTCCACACAATAAAACTTCCATAGAATTAAACCACTGAGGTAAAGGTAAACAACTATGCGCAAACCAATCAGTAACTGTCCAATCTGCGACGGGCGGCTTGAACCTGTCAAACTGAAATGCACCGCCTGCGAAATGGCAATGGAGGGGCGTTTCCCAATCTCCAAACTTGGATTACTGCCCTCGGATCAGCAGCAATTCGTCGAAGCATTCCTTGTTGCTAGGGGCAACATCAAGGAGGTCGAAAAAGAACTGGGAATCTCATACCCAACGGTACGAAAGAAGCTGGATGAGGTCATAGACGCGCTGGGGTACGCGCCTCAACCAAAACGGCAGGAACAACTTGAGATCCTTGAAGCAATCGAACACGGAGAGATGTCTCCACAGGAAGGCATCGCAGCCATGCAAACACTGCCCCGCTCATTTCAACCAACCGAATATCCAATCATGTACGCAGCACAACGGAAGGTACTCACGCTGCTTCACGACCACAAACTCACCGTTGATGAAGCTGAAGAACTCTTGAGCGCAATGGAAACGCAGCAGTCACTGACGCCGTCAATTTCAAAGGTTGAATTAGTCGGCACAAGTAAATGGACACAGCAGTTTCGCGTGAACCTCCAGAAGATTGCTGGAACGCAATCACCCGTCCTAATCCAAGGAGAAACGGGGACGGGAAAGGAACTAATTGCCCGGATAATCCACTATAATAGCAAGTATGCAAGTGGTCCCTTTGTCCCTTTTCACATGGCAGCAGCGGCTCCAACGCTTGTTAATAGTGAAATATTTGGTCATGAACAAGGGGCTTTCACAGGGGCGGTTAGCCAGAAAAAAGGAATGCTAGAAATAGCGAATGACGGCACTGTATGCCTCGATAAAATCGATGCACTCCCACTCGAAACCCAAAATCGGTTGCACGATTTTCTGGTAAACGGTTATTTTAATCGTGTCGGCGGGACAAAACCGATTTATGCCAATGTCCGTATTATCGGCACGACCCATGGCGATCTCAAGCAGTTTGTCGATCAAAAGAGGTTCAGATCAGATCTATACTATCGACTGAGTATCTGTGTAGTGCAGTCACCACCGCTCCGAGAGCGCCTTGAAGATCTCCCGGCTCTGGTGGAGCATTTCGTCCAACAACAAGCTGAACTAGATAGCAAGAAACCACCCAAAGTATCTGGTGCAGCGATGGATCTTCTGCGCAAATATGATTGGCCGGAAAATGTGCGAGAACTGTATGGTGTAATATCAAGAGCGGTTGTGCTCTGCGAGGAAGATGAGATTACACCAGATTACCTCCCCGAACTTTCACCTTCATAGTAAACAGTTTTGTGTCGAGATGTGAATCTCGACCTACAGGTTCTGATGGATTTTTAATAACTAGGTTCTGTTGACATTTATATGCGGCGTGACCGTAATTTGTCGGTACGTCTCCAATCTTCGGGGCGAGTTGCTCCCACCTGACGGGTGGGGAGACACAACCCCTACAGACTTATGTAGGTCGATTTTCCAAAATCGANNNNNNNNNNNNNNNNNNNNNNNNNNNNNNNNNNNNNNNNNNNNNNNNNNNNNNNNNNNNNNNNNNNNNNNNNNNNNNNNNNNNNNNNNNNNNNNNNNNNNNNNNNNCTACATTTGGCAGATTAGCTGATGATTACAGCGTTTGCCGAATGAGCAGCTTCAAAATGTCAACACGCCCTAGCAACTTAGGTTAAGGATAGAGAAACCGTTTTCTAGACGTTGTTCCGATGTTTAGGAAGCGGCAAAAAACTGACTACTTCATTCACAGCATAGTATAATAACCCAAGTTGCTCATAGTAACTACGCTTCGTATGCTCTAACTAGAGTGCATAGCGAATTAAGCTGGATTAAACGGGAACCGTGAAGTTCAACACACAGCGGTAATGACACGAAAGGAAAGTTCATGAGGAAAATCGTTCTAGCTACAGCGGGAATCGTATCGCTTCTTCCGACTATCTCCTATGCACACGAAGGGGCTGGCGGCGGATTTACAGCCGGACTGACGCACCCAGTTCTTGGATTTGACCATCTTCTAGCAATGTTGAGCGTCGGGATTCTGAGCGCACAAATGGGCGGGCAAGCTATATGGAGAGTACCATTAACTTTTGTGCTTGTTATGCTCGGCGGTGGCGTTCTAGGAATAAACGGCGTACCAATGCAGTTGAATTGGGGATAGAGTTTTCTGTGCTGGCTTTAGGCGTTGCAATTGCCCTAGAAAAAAAACTACCACCACTGTTAGCTATGGTGTTTGTGGGTATCTTCGCTATTTTTCATGGTCATGCACACGGAACTGAAATGCCGTCTCTGTCCAAGCCTCTGTTCTACGCTTGCGGATTTGTGCTGGGAACCGCTGGCATTCACGTTGCGGGTGTTTTGATTGGGATTATCGCGGAAAGACTCAAGGACGGCGCACAGTTACTGCGATATGTGGGCGCCGGTATCGCCGGCATTGGATTTCATATCATTATCGGTTGATAGTCTAACAAAGCCCCGCATTTGATGGCAGTGGTGTGGTTGATATCTTATACTTCTAAACTGTTCTCGAATTTTACGTTCTTTTCTGACGACCCAGAAAAAAAGATAGAGACACCGCGTTTTCGACAAAAATTCGTTTTCTGGCGTCTTTGCAGCCGTTACGCTGGAAGCCAGGTGCCATTCATCACCAAGGCCTCCTAAACCGCCGCTCAATCCATAAGGAACTCAACTGGGATTCACTTCTAATCTTCTTCGGGTGGCGGATTCACATAGGCAGGATTTTCAATTTCCTCAACCTGTTTACCAAACTGTTCACCCGTGTAATCAGCTTGTTGAATTTTCCATCCTTCGTCGCGGTCTTTGACCATTAACGCGATTACATTACCATTAACCGCCCATCGATAGCTACCACGTAAACTAGCTTTTTTGCCGGTTGTATTGATTGCGACGCTATTGATATCAACGCTCATATTGCCGCTGCGTATGTGAAAAATACCTTCCCACCCCTTTTTAACCGCTTGCCAACCGAGGTGTTTCTCAAACGCCCCCGCCCAAAACACCCAAGCAACAAAGACATCTTCGCTCTCGCTTCGCAACCAGTAAGCCATAAATTGGTTGGAGTCCTCCGTTCCAATGGCCTCGGCGTGTAGGGTAAAAGCCTCGATAATCGCGGCTTCTTCCGCCGGATAATCAACATCAATTTGTAGGACATCGCCACCGCCCGATGTCGATGGCTGGGTTGACGGCTGTGTGGGCTGCTTATCTGCGTCATCCGCCGAATCCCCTCCACAAGCAATGAACCCCACGATAAATAGCGTACAGGTTAAGTAAATTCTAAAGCTCCGTTTCATTGTTTTCTCCTTCCTGCGGTCATGTTGTCAGCAGGCAGTCCTCCCATAGGTAATGCAACCATTGTTCACTTCTGACCATCTTCGGGTGGAGGATTTACATACGCAGGATTCTCAAGTTCATCGACTTGGTCGCCAAACTTTCTATTGGTGTAATCAACCTGCTGGATTTTCCACCCGTCGTCGCGGTCCTTCTTTACGATGGAGGCAATAAAACCGCCGCTGACCGCCCATTGATACCGACCGTATAGCGTAGCGTTTCTGGCAGTTTTATCGATTGTGATGCGCTCGAATTCAACGGACATAGGGCCGCTGCGCAGGCGAAAAATACCTTCCCACCCCTTTTTGATTGCTTTCCAGCCGAGATGCTTCTCAAATGCCCCGGCCCAAAAATCCCAAGCGACAAAGACATCTTCGCTCTCGCTTCTCAACCAATATGGCATAAATTCGTCAGGATCCTTCGTCCCGATGGCTTCGGCATGCAGGGTGAAAAGCTCGTGAATTGCTGCTTCCTCAGCTTCATAATCAACTGTAATTTGTATGGCTTCACCGCCACCGGCCGATGTCGCGGGTTTTGCAGGCTGTTCATCCGCGTCGTCGTCCGAATCCTCTCCGCATGCAATGAAACCCACGAGAAATAGCAGACAGATTAAGTAAATTGTAAACTTCCGTTCCATTGGTTCTCCCTCCTGTGGTTATGTTGGTAGCAAACAGTTCTCCGTCCGTAGCTAACTAACCCATGTTTACTTCTGCTCATCATCCGGTGGAGGATTCACATAGGCTGGATCTTTCAGTTCATCGACCTGTTTCCCAAACTTACCATTCGTGTAATCAGCCTGTTTAATTTTCCAGCCTTCTTTGCGATCTTTGACCATTAATGCGATTAGACCACCGCTAACCGCCCATTGATAGCGCCCCCGTAAGCTGGCGTTTTTGCCGGTTTTATCGATTGCAACGCTCTCGAATTCAACGGTCATTTTGCCGCTACGGATGCGAAAAATACCTACCCATCCGGTTTTGACCCCTTCCCAGCCGAGGTGTTTTTCGAATGCCCCCGCCCAAAAGTCCCAAGCGGCAAAGACATCTTCGCTCTTGCTTTTCAACCAATACTGCATAAACTCGTCAGGATCCTTCGTTTCGATAGCTTCGGCATGCAGTGTAAAAACCTCTCGAATCGCCGCTTCCTCGGCTTCAAAATCAACTATAATTTTGATGGCTTCACCGCCGCTAGTCGATGTTGCAGGCTTTGTTGGCTGCTTATCTGCGTCGTCGTCTGAATCCCCTCCGCAAGCGATGAAGCCCGCGACAACTAGCAGGCAGATTACGTAAGTGCTAGACTTCCACTTCATTCTTTTCTCCCTCCTGCGGTCATGTTGTTAGAAACCAATGTGTCACGACCCTGAACGTTTCCCATCCCCAAAGAACTTCTGTAGCCAAGCCTGAGGATATGAACCACCGGCCATTTTAACCGTATTTTAATGAAAAGTCAAGAAATTAAAGGACTAATTTTTTTATAGACCTCTGCTTGAATA from Candidatus Poribacteria bacterium harbors:
- a CDS encoding sigma 54-interacting transcriptional regulator, with the translated sequence MRKPISNCPICDGRLEPVKLKCTACEMAMEGRFPISKLGLLPSDQQQFVEAFLVARGNIKEVEKELGISYPTVRKKLDEVIDALGYAPQPKRQEQLEILEAIEHGEMSPQEGIAAMQTLPRSFQPTEYPIMYAAQRKVLTLLHDHKLTVDEAEELLSAMETQQSLTPSISKVELVGTSKWTQQFRVNLQKIAGTQSPVLIQGETGTGKELIARIIHYNSKYASGPFVPFHMAAAAPTLVNSEIFGHEQGAFTGAVSQKKGMLEIANDGTVCLDKIDALPLETQNRLHDFLVNGYFNRVGGTKPIYANVRIIGTTHGDLKQFVDQKRFRSDLYYRLSICVVQSPPLRERLEDLPALVEHFVQQQAELDSKKPPKVSGAAMDLLRKYDWPENVRELYGVISRAVVLCEEDEITPDYLPELSPS